In Zingiber officinale cultivar Zhangliang chromosome 3B, Zo_v1.1, whole genome shotgun sequence, a single window of DNA contains:
- the LOC122056335 gene encoding chromatin remodeling protein EBS-like, whose protein sequence is MAKTKPGKKDLDSYTIRGTNKVVEVGNCVLMRPSESDKPPYVARVEKIEADHRNNVRVKVRWYYRPEESMGGRRQFHGAKELFLSDHYDVQSAHTIEGKCVVHTFKNYTKLENVGAEDYFCRFEYKAATGAFTPDRVAVYCKCEMPYNPDDLMVQCDGCKDWFHPPCMGMAIEQAKKLEHFLCADCDTENDAKRSANGFPASPVSEPKAEPKRRKR, encoded by the exons ATGGCCAAGACCAAGCCAGGCAAGAAGGACCTCGATTCCTACACCATCAGGGGCACCAACAAGGTCGTCGAAG TCGGCAACTGCGTGTTGATGCGGCCATCGGAGTCGGACAAGCCGCCGTACGTGGCGAGAGTGGAGAAGATCGAGGCCGATCACCGTAATAACGTGAGGGTGAAGGTTCGGTGGTACTACCGACCCGAGGAGTCCATGGGTGGCCGCCGGCAGTTCCATGGCGCGAAGGAGCTGTTCCTCTCTGACCACTATGACGTGCAGAGTGCGCACACCATCGAGGGCAAGTGTGTCGTCCACACCTTCAAAAACTACACCAAGTTGGAGAATGTGGGCGCTGAGGATTACTTCTGCCGCTTCGAGTACAAGGCTGCCACTGGGGCCTTCACGCCTGATCGCGTGGCAGT GTACTGCAAGTGTGAGATGCCTTACAACCCGGATGATCTGATGGTCCAGTGTGACGGATGCAAGGATTG GTTCCATCCACCTTGCATGGGCATGGCAATTGAACAAGCAAAAAAGTTGGAACACTTTCTATGCGCTGACTGTGACACTGAAAATGATGCAAAAAGATCTGCAAATGGATTCCCAGCTTCACCAGTCTCTGAACCCAAG GCTGAACCTAAAAGGAGGAAGAGGTAA